Proteins encoded within one genomic window of Rhododendron vialii isolate Sample 1 chromosome 1a, ASM3025357v1:
- the LOC131329948 gene encoding alkaline/neutral invertase E, chloroplastic isoform X2, with product MATSEVILQVLSGAVPRLFYSEPCSKNSNSRLSLKYRVSRRRKKGSQLMQRVDFSRSSRNCMRVYALDGLHGFSHGNALNVHLGSGSCKCQHAESVSAVTGEDEHGGCGSNSWNSQKVEVAQQMNNENGSVASIERLNNENGSVASMEKLNNENGSVASMEKLASTRTINSTPNRVSADSTDDEAWNLLRESLVYYCGNPIGTIAANDPTDTSILNYDQVFIRDFIPSGIAFLLKGEYDIVRNFILYTLQLQSWEKTMDCYSPGQGLMPASFKVRTVPLDGDDSAYEEVLDPDFGEAAIGRVAPVDSGLWWIILLRAYGKCSGDLSVQERVDVQTGIKMILKLCLADGFDMFPTLLVTDGSCMIDRRMGIHGHPLEIQALFYSALLCAREMLAPEESADLMRALNNRLIALSFHIREYYWTDMSKINEIYRYKTEEYSYDAVNKFNIYPDQIPPWLGEWMPNKGGYLIGNLQPAHMDFRFFSLGNLWSIVSSLATIDQSHAILDLIEAKWADLVADMPLKICYPALEGEEWRIITGSDPKNTPWSYHNGGSWPTLLWQLTVACIKMNRPWIAENAVKIAERRISRDKWPEYYDSKRARFIGKQAHLYQTWSIAGYLVSKLLLANPDAAKILVNVEDSELANAFSCMLSANPRRNRVRKGPKQSFIV from the exons ATGGCCACTTCAGAAGTAATTCTACAAGTTCTATCAGGGGCCGTGCCTCGACTATTTTACTCTGAGCCATGTTCTAAGAATTCAAACTCACGGCTTTCTCTTAAGTACCGTGTAAGTAGGAGGCGGAAAAAAGGTTCACAGTTAATGCAAAGGGTGGATTTTTCAAGATCATCAAGAAATTGCATGAGAGTCTATGCCCTTGATGGCTTACATGGATTTTCACATGGAAATGCTCTAAATGTCCATTTGGGGTCGGGGAGTTGCAAATGTCAACACGCTGAAAGTGTGAGTGCAGTAACTGGAGAGGATGAACATGGTGGTTGCGGTAGTAATAGTTGGAACAGTCAGAAGGTAGAGGTGGCTCAACAAATGAATAATGAGAATGGGAGTGTAGCATCTATTGAAAGGTTGAATAATGAGAATGGGAGTGTAGCTTCTATGGAAAAGTTGAATAATGAGAATGGGAGTGTAGCATCTATGGAAAAGTTAGCAAGTACGAGGACAATTAACAGTACGCCAAACAGGGTTAGTGCAGATTCCACTGACGATGAAGCATGGAATCTATTGCGGGAATCGTTAGTATATTATTGTGGCAACCCCATTGGAACTATTGCTGCTAATGATCCAACAGACACCAGTATTCTTAACTACGATCAAGTCTTTATCCGTGACTTCATACCTTCTGGGATTGCTTTTTTATTGAAGGGAGAGTATGATATTGTGAGAAATTTCATCCTTTACACCCTCCAACTGCAG AGCTGGGAGAAAACGATGGACTGCTATAGTCCTGGTCAAGGATTAATGCCTGCAAGTTTCAAGGTGCGCACTGTTCCACTCGACGGTGATGATTCTGCTTATGAAGAAGTTCTGGATCCTGACTTTGGTGAGGCAGCAATTGGTCGCGTTGCCCCAGTTGATTCTG GTTTGTGGTGGATTATCTTGTTGCGAGCATATGGGAAATGCTCTGGAGACCTTTCAGTTCAGGAGAGGGTTGATGTGCAAACTGGAATTAAAATGATTTTAAAGCTATGTCTTGCTGATGGTTTTGATATGTTCCCGACATTGTTAGTGACAGATGGTTCTTGCATGATTGATCGTCGCATGGGAATTCATGGCCATCCTTTGGAAATTCAG GCATTGTTTTACTCAGCGTTACTTTGTGCTCGCGAGATGCTTGCTCCTGAGGAATCTGCCGATCTTATGAGGGCGCTTAACAACCGTCTAATTGCATTATCATTTCACATCAGAGAATATTACTGGACTGATATGAGTAAAATTAATGAAATATACCGGTACAAGACAGAGGAATACTCTTATGATGCAGTGAACAAGTTCAACATCTACCCAGATCAGATTCCTCCGTGGTTAGGCGAATGGATGCCTAACAAGGGAGGCTATTTGATTGGAAACCTGCAGCCAGCTCACATGGACTTTCGGTTCTTTTCTCTAGGAAATTTATGGTCTATTGTAAGCAGTCTGGCAACTATTGATCAGTCGCATGCCATATTGGATCTTATTGAAGCAAAATGGGCAGATTTAGTAGCTGATATGCCATTGAAGATATGTTATCCTGCCCTTGAAGGCGAGGAGTGGAGAATTATTACAGGAAGTGATCCCAAAAACAC GCCTTGGTCTTACCACAATGGAGGTTCCTGGCCAACATTGTTGTGGCAG CTCACCGTGGCATGCATAAAGATGAATAGACCATGGATTGCTGAAAATGCAGTCAAGATTGCTGAGAGACGCATATCTAGAGACAAGTGGCCTGAGTATTACGATTCCAAGCGAGCAAGATTCATTGGAAAACAGGCACACCTCTATCAGACCTGGTCGATTGCAGGGTACCTTGTGTCGAAGCTTCTCCTTGCCAATCCAGATGCAGCAAAAATTCTAGTGAACGTAGAGGATTCTGAGCTTGCGAATGCCTTTTCTTGCATGCTCAGTGCCAACCCGAGGAGGAATCGTGTACGGAAAGGACCAAAACAGAGCTTCATAGTGTGA
- the LOC131329948 gene encoding alkaline/neutral invertase E, chloroplastic isoform X1, giving the protein MATSEVILQVLSGAVPRLFYSEPCSKNSNSRLSLKYRVSRRRKKGSQLMQRVDFSRSSRNCMRVYALDGLHGFSHGNALNVHLGSGSCKCQHAESVSAVTGEDEHGGCGSNSWNSQKVEVAQQMNNENGSVASIERLNNENGSVASMEKLNNENGSVASMEKLASTRTINSTPNRVSADSTDDEAWNLLRESLVYYCGNPIGTIAANDPTDTSILNYDQVFIRDFIPSGIAFLLKGEYDIVRNFILYTLQLQSWEKTMDCYSPGQGLMPASFKVRTVPLDGDDSAYEEVLDPDFGEAAIGRVAPVDSGLWWIILLRAYGKCSGDLSVQERVDVQTGIKMILKLCLADGFDMFPTLLVTDGSCMIDRRMGIHGHPLEIQALFYSALLCAREMLAPEESADLMRALNNRLIALSFHIREYYWTDMSKINEIYRYKTEEYSYDAVNKFNIYPDQIPPWLGEWMPNKGGYLIGNLQPAHMDFRFFSLGNLWSIVSSLATIDQSHAILDLIEAKWADLVADMPLKICYPALEGEEWRIITGSDPKNTPWSYHNGGSWPTLLWQGRSLKEVEWQMPPPVSKQLTVACIKMNRPWIAENAVKIAERRISRDKWPEYYDSKRARFIGKQAHLYQTWSIAGYLVSKLLLANPDAAKILVNVEDSELANAFSCMLSANPRRNRVRKGPKQSFIV; this is encoded by the exons ATGGCCACTTCAGAAGTAATTCTACAAGTTCTATCAGGGGCCGTGCCTCGACTATTTTACTCTGAGCCATGTTCTAAGAATTCAAACTCACGGCTTTCTCTTAAGTACCGTGTAAGTAGGAGGCGGAAAAAAGGTTCACAGTTAATGCAAAGGGTGGATTTTTCAAGATCATCAAGAAATTGCATGAGAGTCTATGCCCTTGATGGCTTACATGGATTTTCACATGGAAATGCTCTAAATGTCCATTTGGGGTCGGGGAGTTGCAAATGTCAACACGCTGAAAGTGTGAGTGCAGTAACTGGAGAGGATGAACATGGTGGTTGCGGTAGTAATAGTTGGAACAGTCAGAAGGTAGAGGTGGCTCAACAAATGAATAATGAGAATGGGAGTGTAGCATCTATTGAAAGGTTGAATAATGAGAATGGGAGTGTAGCTTCTATGGAAAAGTTGAATAATGAGAATGGGAGTGTAGCATCTATGGAAAAGTTAGCAAGTACGAGGACAATTAACAGTACGCCAAACAGGGTTAGTGCAGATTCCACTGACGATGAAGCATGGAATCTATTGCGGGAATCGTTAGTATATTATTGTGGCAACCCCATTGGAACTATTGCTGCTAATGATCCAACAGACACCAGTATTCTTAACTACGATCAAGTCTTTATCCGTGACTTCATACCTTCTGGGATTGCTTTTTTATTGAAGGGAGAGTATGATATTGTGAGAAATTTCATCCTTTACACCCTCCAACTGCAG AGCTGGGAGAAAACGATGGACTGCTATAGTCCTGGTCAAGGATTAATGCCTGCAAGTTTCAAGGTGCGCACTGTTCCACTCGACGGTGATGATTCTGCTTATGAAGAAGTTCTGGATCCTGACTTTGGTGAGGCAGCAATTGGTCGCGTTGCCCCAGTTGATTCTG GTTTGTGGTGGATTATCTTGTTGCGAGCATATGGGAAATGCTCTGGAGACCTTTCAGTTCAGGAGAGGGTTGATGTGCAAACTGGAATTAAAATGATTTTAAAGCTATGTCTTGCTGATGGTTTTGATATGTTCCCGACATTGTTAGTGACAGATGGTTCTTGCATGATTGATCGTCGCATGGGAATTCATGGCCATCCTTTGGAAATTCAG GCATTGTTTTACTCAGCGTTACTTTGTGCTCGCGAGATGCTTGCTCCTGAGGAATCTGCCGATCTTATGAGGGCGCTTAACAACCGTCTAATTGCATTATCATTTCACATCAGAGAATATTACTGGACTGATATGAGTAAAATTAATGAAATATACCGGTACAAGACAGAGGAATACTCTTATGATGCAGTGAACAAGTTCAACATCTACCCAGATCAGATTCCTCCGTGGTTAGGCGAATGGATGCCTAACAAGGGAGGCTATTTGATTGGAAACCTGCAGCCAGCTCACATGGACTTTCGGTTCTTTTCTCTAGGAAATTTATGGTCTATTGTAAGCAGTCTGGCAACTATTGATCAGTCGCATGCCATATTGGATCTTATTGAAGCAAAATGGGCAGATTTAGTAGCTGATATGCCATTGAAGATATGTTATCCTGCCCTTGAAGGCGAGGAGTGGAGAATTATTACAGGAAGTGATCCCAAAAACAC GCCTTGGTCTTACCACAATGGAGGTTCCTGGCCAACATTGTTGTGGCAG GGGCGGAGCTTAAAGGAGGTGGAGTGGCAGATGCCACCTCCAGTTTCAAAACAA CTCACCGTGGCATGCATAAAGATGAATAGACCATGGATTGCTGAAAATGCAGTCAAGATTGCTGAGAGACGCATATCTAGAGACAAGTGGCCTGAGTATTACGATTCCAAGCGAGCAAGATTCATTGGAAAACAGGCACACCTCTATCAGACCTGGTCGATTGCAGGGTACCTTGTGTCGAAGCTTCTCCTTGCCAATCCAGATGCAGCAAAAATTCTAGTGAACGTAGAGGATTCTGAGCTTGCGAATGCCTTTTCTTGCATGCTCAGTGCCAACCCGAGGAGGAATCGTGTACGGAAAGGACCAAAACAGAGCTTCATAGTGTGA
- the LOC131330126 gene encoding histone deacetylase 9 isoform X2 → MTVSFHKYGDLFFPGTGDVKEIGEKEGKFYAINVPLKDGIDDASFNRLFKTIIAKVVETYLPGVIVLQCGADSLAGDRLGCFNLSIDGHAECVRFVKKFNLPLLVTGGGGYTKENVARCWTVETGVLLDTDLPNEIPENDYSKYFAPENTLKIPSGYIENLNTKSYISTIKMQVLENLRCIQHAPSVQMQEVPPDFYIPDFDEDEQNPDERVDQHTQDKQIQRDDEYYEGDNDIDHTMDDV, encoded by the exons ATGACTGTTAGTTTTCACAAGTATGGAGATCTGTTCTTCCCTGGAACTGGTGATGTTAAG GAAAtaggagaaaaagaaggaaaattttaCGCCATAAATGTCCCACTGAAGGATGGAATAGATGATGCCAGCTTTAATCGGCTTTTCAAAACG ATTATCGCCAAGGTTGTTGAAACGTACTTGCCAGGAGTCATAGTTCTCCAATGTGGGGCAGATTCGCTTGCTGGTGACCGCTTGGGATGCTTCAACCTCTCCATTGATG GCCATGCTGAGTGTGTCAGGTTTGTCAAGAAATTCAACTTGCCCTTACTG GTAACAGGAGGTGGGGGTTACACGAAAGAGAATGTCGCCAGATGTTGGACTGTTGAAACTGGAGTTCTTCTGGATACTGATCTTCCAAATG AGATCCCAGAGAATGACTACAGCAAATATTTTGCACCAGAGAATACACTGAAGATTCCGAGTGGGTACATA GAGAACTTAAATACCAAGTCATATATTAGTACGATCAAAATGCAAGTTTTGGAGAATCTTCGATGCATTCAACATGCTCCCAGTGTACAGATGCAAGAG GTTCCACCTGACTTCTACATTCCAGATTTTGATGAAGACGAGCAGAACCCAGACGAGCGTGTAGATC AGCACACACAAGACAAACAAATCCAGCGCGACGATGAATATTATGAAGGCGACAATGACATTGATCATACTATGGATGATGTGTAA